In Pseudonocardia sp. C8, one genomic interval encodes:
- a CDS encoding PA containing protein encodes MSDTSNLSFDRMRGMLMRAAEIRDSEQQQIFDSLDEIHARLAALDAIGTVRKKLTEIPDRTELNVLAERLDETVTKLDNQEIVLGAITRAIESLPDKLAKPIAQLDGRLDGMGGRLEGVSGRMDGLDDRLGGLHKRLDDLDNRLDRHEMRLDAMPNAVASPIKERVDGVERQVKEQLDAAVHSFEETGEGLRNLLGDTSVGLHRRLEELSQRPAVDPTPAFDALTERLEALSTRLEEVGSRLDAVESGLDGKLGELDGSVKERIGELDGTVSEKLTGVDEKLTGFDERLDKLSGDVDGRLDKLAENVDTRLDKLSGDVDTRLSSLDTALRDRPDAGSVTELVTRANAESERRNASQLDEAMATFAELIMGRGGQYAQQTPPPPPRPAQRRSRQKVSVKSQNGASAADLVSDDPDA; translated from the coding sequence ATGAGCGACACTTCGAACCTCTCGTTCGACCGGATGCGCGGCATGCTCATGCGGGCGGCCGAGATCCGTGACAGCGAACAGCAGCAGATCTTCGACTCCCTCGACGAGATCCACGCCCGGCTGGCCGCACTGGACGCCATCGGCACCGTGCGCAAGAAGCTCACCGAGATCCCCGACCGGACCGAGCTGAACGTCCTGGCCGAGCGGCTCGACGAGACCGTCACCAAGCTCGACAACCAGGAGATCGTCCTGGGCGCGATCACCCGGGCCATCGAGTCCCTCCCGGACAAGCTGGCGAAGCCGATCGCCCAGCTCGACGGCCGCCTCGACGGCATGGGCGGGCGCCTGGAGGGCGTGTCGGGCCGGATGGACGGCCTCGACGACCGCCTCGGCGGCCTGCACAAGCGGCTCGACGACCTCGACAACCGGCTCGACCGGCACGAGATGCGCCTCGACGCGATGCCGAACGCCGTCGCCTCCCCGATCAAGGAACGCGTCGACGGCGTCGAGCGGCAGGTCAAGGAGCAGCTCGACGCGGCCGTGCACTCGTTCGAGGAGACCGGCGAGGGCCTGCGCAACCTGCTCGGCGACACCTCGGTCGGCCTGCACCGCCGGCTGGAGGAGCTGTCCCAGCGCCCGGCCGTCGACCCGACCCCGGCCTTCGACGCGCTCACCGAGCGGCTCGAGGCGCTGTCGACCCGGCTGGAGGAGGTCGGCTCCCGGCTGGACGCCGTCGAGTCCGGTCTGGACGGCAAGCTGGGTGAGCTCGACGGCTCGGTCAAGGAGCGGATCGGCGAGCTCGATGGCACCGTGTCCGAGAAGCTGACCGGTGTGGACGAGAAGCTCACCGGCTTCGACGAGCGGCTCGACAAGCTCTCCGGCGACGTCGACGGCCGGCTCGACAAGCTCGCCGAGAACGTCGACACCCGGCTCGACAAGCTGTCCGGTGACGTCGACACCCGGCTGTCCAGCCTCGACACGGCGCTGCGGGACCGTCCGGACGCCGGGTCGGTGACCGAGCTGGTGACCCGGGCGAACGCCGAGTCCGAGCGGCGCAACGCCAGCCAGCTGGACGAGGCCATGGCGACCTTCGCCGAGCTGATCATGGGTCGGGGCGGGCAGTACGCCCAGCAGACGCCGCCGCCCCCGCCGCGCCCGGCCCAGCGTCGCAGCCGGCAGAAGGTGTCGGTGAAGAGCCAGAACGGCGCCTCCGCTGCCGACCTCGTCTCCGACGACCCGGACGCCTGA
- a CDS encoding MalY/PatB family protein gives MPPLEFPPLTELRRRTSMKWRTHDDDVLPLWVAEADVPLAPAIVDAVTRAVRRGDTGYPAGDGYPTAFARFARDRWGWDRLDPARSLVVPDVMQGIVEALKVVLPPGDAVAVTPPVYPPFYAFLAHGGMQPVGAPLGEDGRLDLAALDAVFADGRVGAFLLCSPHNPTGTVHTAEELAAVADLARRRQVTVVADEIHAPLIDPGTPFTPWLSVPGAENGVSLMSATKAWNLAGLKAAIAVTGPEVDLGRFPAGMLEAGASHVAVQAHVAGLDDGRDWLDEFLAALASHRRLLAALLTEHLPAVRYRPSPATFLAWLDCRQLGLGDDPAAAFLERGRVALNSGLPFGDGGAGHARLNLATSPEILTEAVRRMAAALP, from the coding sequence GTGCCGCCGCTGGAGTTCCCCCCGCTGACCGAGCTGCGCCGCCGTACGAGCATGAAGTGGCGGACCCACGACGACGACGTGCTCCCGCTCTGGGTGGCCGAGGCCGACGTCCCGCTCGCCCCCGCGATCGTCGACGCCGTCACCCGCGCCGTCCGGCGCGGCGACACCGGCTATCCCGCCGGGGACGGCTACCCGACGGCCTTCGCACGGTTCGCCCGCGACCGGTGGGGGTGGGACCGCCTCGACCCGGCCCGCTCGCTCGTCGTCCCGGACGTGATGCAGGGGATCGTCGAGGCGCTGAAGGTCGTGCTGCCGCCGGGGGACGCCGTCGCCGTCACCCCGCCGGTGTACCCGCCGTTCTACGCGTTCCTCGCGCACGGCGGGATGCAGCCCGTCGGCGCGCCGCTGGGCGAGGACGGCCGGCTGGACCTCGCAGCCCTGGACGCAGTGTTCGCCGACGGGCGCGTCGGTGCGTTCCTGCTCTGCTCGCCACACAACCCGACGGGCACCGTGCACACCGCCGAGGAGCTCGCCGCCGTCGCCGACCTGGCCCGGCGGCGGCAGGTCACGGTCGTCGCCGACGAGATCCACGCTCCGCTGATCGATCCGGGCACCCCGTTCACCCCGTGGCTGAGCGTCCCCGGCGCCGAGAACGGGGTCAGCCTGATGTCGGCCACGAAGGCGTGGAACCTGGCCGGGCTGAAGGCGGCGATCGCCGTCACCGGGCCGGAGGTGGACCTCGGGCGCTTCCCCGCCGGCATGCTCGAGGCCGGGGCGAGCCACGTGGCGGTGCAGGCGCACGTCGCCGGTCTGGACGACGGCCGGGACTGGCTCGACGAGTTCCTGGCCGCGCTGGCGTCGCACCGCAGGCTGCTGGCGGCGCTGCTCACCGAGCACCTGCCGGCGGTCCGGTACCGGCCGTCACCGGCGACGTTCCTGGCCTGGCTGGACTGCCGGCAGCTCGGGCTGGGCGACGACCCGGCGGCGGCGTTCCTCGAGCGGGGACGCGTGGCCCTCAACTCCGGCCTCCCGTTCGGGGACGGCGGGGCCGGGCACGCGCGGCTCAACCTCGCGACGAGCCCGGAGATCCTCACCGAGGCCGTGCGCCGGATGGCGGCCGCGTTGCCGTAG
- a CDS encoding recombinase family protein has translation MTTTRNGTTPTAREYLRVSLDRSGRARSLDEQHDDNAATAEREGWTLGTPYRDESVSASRYSKKVRDGFAELMADLDSGRFGASVLIIWESSRGSRRAGEWCDLIDICAERGVAIHVTTHGRTYDPTNGRDRRTLQEDAVDSEYESSKVSLRAKRAAAANAADGKPHGPVAYGYRRTYDGHTRRYIGQEPHPDEAPVVAELFDRVIKGHSLRSITADLAERGIQKRSGGPFSGAHLRSLLLNPTYAGLRVHDPGRNGVRGTQRPAALSTDARIVPGAWPGIVSEADYYAVQRILTNPTRRTTRPGRGVHLLSMIARCAECDSRLAATNRARRREYQCHERGCVRVDADELDSIAEKAMLKWLARADIHEALAAGNDDQNAEIENVRAEIASLRTRLDELADAVADGSVSLTLAARTEPQLLERLRAAEARERELQTPSALRGLITPGKNVAAAWGKSPMSTRRAVARILLAPDLLGTLVAHRRPEGRRGGGATMPVVERIDWLRSTDAAK, from the coding sequence ATGACGACGACGCGCAACGGCACGACCCCTACGGCGCGGGAGTACCTGCGGGTCAGCCTCGACCGGTCCGGGCGGGCGCGGTCCCTGGACGAGCAGCACGACGACAACGCCGCCACCGCCGAGCGCGAGGGCTGGACGCTGGGCACGCCGTACCGGGACGAGTCGGTGAGCGCGTCGCGCTACTCGAAGAAGGTCCGGGACGGATTCGCGGAGCTGATGGCCGATCTTGACTCCGGACGGTTCGGTGCCTCGGTGCTGATCATCTGGGAGTCCTCGCGCGGGTCCCGGCGGGCGGGCGAGTGGTGCGACCTGATCGACATCTGCGCCGAGCGCGGCGTTGCCATCCATGTCACCACGCACGGGCGCACCTACGATCCGACCAACGGCCGCGATCGGCGCACCCTCCAGGAGGACGCCGTGGACAGCGAGTACGAGTCGTCCAAGGTCTCCCTGCGGGCGAAGCGGGCCGCCGCCGCGAACGCCGCGGACGGCAAGCCGCACGGTCCGGTCGCATACGGGTACCGCCGCACCTACGACGGACACACCCGGCGCTACATCGGCCAGGAACCGCACCCCGACGAGGCGCCGGTGGTCGCCGAGCTGTTCGACCGGGTGATCAAGGGGCACTCGCTGCGGTCGATCACCGCCGACCTCGCCGAGCGCGGCATTCAGAAGCGATCCGGCGGACCGTTCTCTGGAGCGCACCTGCGGTCGCTGCTGCTCAACCCCACCTATGCAGGGCTGCGGGTGCACGACCCGGGACGGAACGGGGTGCGCGGCACCCAGCGGCCCGCGGCGCTCAGCACCGACGCCCGCATCGTCCCTGGAGCCTGGCCCGGCATCGTGTCCGAGGCCGACTACTACGCGGTACAGCGCATCCTGACCAACCCGACCCGGCGAACCACTCGGCCCGGCCGCGGTGTCCATCTGCTCTCCATGATCGCCCGGTGCGCCGAGTGTGACTCCCGACTGGCCGCGACCAACCGAGCCCGGAGACGGGAGTACCAGTGCCACGAGCGCGGGTGCGTGCGAGTCGACGCCGATGAGCTGGACTCGATCGCCGAGAAGGCCATGCTGAAGTGGCTCGCCCGCGCCGACATCCATGAGGCGCTCGCCGCGGGCAATGACGATCAGAACGCCGAGATTGAGAATGTGCGTGCCGAGATCGCCTCACTGCGGACCCGCCTGGATGAGCTGGCCGACGCCGTGGCCGATGGATCGGTCTCGCTGACCCTGGCCGCCCGCACCGAGCCGCAACTGCTGGAGCGGCTGCGGGCGGCCGAAGCTCGGGAGCGAGAGCTACAGACCCCGTCGGCGCTGCGCGGGTTGATCACGCCTGGCAAGAACGTCGCGGCAGCGTGGGGCAAGTCTCCGATGTCGACTCGCCGGGCGGTGGCTCGGATACTGCTGGCCCCGGACCTGCTCGGCACGCTGGTCGCGCACCGGCGCCCGGAGGGCCGCCGCGGCGGCGGGGCGACTATGCCAGTGGTCGAGCGGATCGACTGGTTGCGCAGCACCGACGCGGCGAAGTAG
- a CDS encoding phage major capsid protein, whose translation MTTGNGSAIFSPEQVSALFVEPVIARAVATDPAVATVVRLKGPTWRAPRITADPSAGWVAEGGEIPVSDAALDEVVVVPSKVAGLTVVSSELLEDSDDVAAGVLGDGLTRDTARQLDTAFVGDGTAPNTPTGLAGVGYQEIVGGALVDLEAFARAAAAAENVGANITAWLCSSSMALRLAGLKDGDGSNRGLLQLDPAAPSRRIAEGRPIIVTPDVPADQVWGVDARRIFTILRTLDAEVTADASPYFSSDRVAVRSRLRGGFGFIHPESVVHITYSPAV comes from the coding sequence ATGACCACCGGAAACGGCTCGGCGATCTTCTCGCCGGAGCAGGTCTCCGCCCTGTTCGTCGAGCCGGTCATCGCCCGCGCGGTTGCCACCGACCCGGCCGTCGCCACCGTGGTCCGGCTCAAGGGCCCGACCTGGCGAGCCCCCAGGATCACCGCCGACCCCTCGGCGGGCTGGGTCGCCGAAGGTGGCGAAATCCCCGTTTCGGATGCCGCGCTGGACGAGGTGGTCGTGGTTCCGTCGAAGGTAGCCGGGCTGACCGTCGTCAGCTCCGAGCTGCTGGAGGACTCCGACGACGTCGCCGCCGGGGTGCTCGGCGATGGGTTGACCCGCGACACCGCCCGCCAGCTCGACACCGCGTTCGTCGGCGATGGCACCGCGCCCAACACCCCGACCGGGCTGGCCGGGGTCGGCTATCAGGAGATCGTCGGCGGCGCCCTGGTCGACCTGGAGGCCTTCGCCCGCGCGGCCGCCGCCGCCGAGAACGTCGGCGCCAACATCACCGCCTGGCTGTGCAGTAGCTCGATGGCGCTGCGCCTGGCCGGACTCAAGGACGGCGACGGCAGCAACCGCGGCCTGCTCCAGCTCGACCCGGCCGCGCCGAGCCGGAGGATCGCCGAGGGCCGTCCGATCATCGTCACCCCGGACGTGCCCGCCGATCAGGTCTGGGGCGTGGACGCACGCCGGATCTTCACCATCCTGCGCACCCTCGACGCCGAGGTCACCGCCGACGCCAGCCCCTACTTCAGCAGCGACCGGGTCGCGGTCCGTAGCAGGCTCCGCGGCGGGTTCGGGTTCATCCACCCGGAATCCGTCGTGCACATCACCTACAGCCCGGCCGTCTGA
- a CDS encoding adenosine deaminase, which yields MADPTGPDPAPLTPDTVRRAPKVLLHDHLDGGLRVETVIDLARETGYRKLPTTDPGELAAWFLGAAHSGSLERYLETFGHTVAVMQTPEALTRVAAEAAEDLAADGVVYAEVRFAPELHVEQGLDVDDVIAAVLDGFRLGIDRAAEAGQSIRIGVLLTAMRHAARSREIAELSVRHRLPLDTGSAGPPPVGVVGFDIAGAEKGFPPTRHLDAFEYVRQQNAHVTIHAGEAFGLPSIWEAIQWCGADRLGHGVRIVDDIDVRPGERPRLGRLAAYVRDSRVPLEMCPTSNVHTGAARSLAEHPIGLLTELRFRVTVNTDNRLMSGCTLTSELSDLAATFGYGWDTLRWFTVNAMKSAFIGFDERLALIEGVIKPGYAALARQA from the coding sequence GTGGCTGATCCCACTGGTCCGGACCCCGCGCCCCTCACCCCTGACACCGTGCGCCGCGCCCCGAAGGTGCTGCTGCACGACCACCTCGACGGCGGCCTGCGCGTCGAGACGGTCATCGACCTGGCCCGCGAGACCGGCTACCGCAAGCTGCCGACCACCGACCCCGGCGAGCTCGCCGCGTGGTTCCTCGGCGCCGCGCACTCCGGCTCGCTGGAGCGGTACCTGGAGACGTTCGGCCACACCGTCGCCGTCATGCAGACCCCCGAGGCGCTCACCCGGGTCGCGGCCGAGGCCGCCGAGGACCTCGCCGCGGACGGCGTCGTCTACGCCGAGGTGCGGTTCGCGCCGGAGCTGCACGTGGAGCAGGGCTTGGACGTCGACGACGTCATCGCCGCCGTCCTCGACGGGTTCCGGCTCGGCATCGACCGGGCCGCCGAGGCCGGGCAGTCCATCCGGATCGGCGTGCTGCTCACCGCGATGCGGCACGCCGCGCGGTCCCGGGAGATCGCGGAGCTCTCCGTCCGGCACCGCCTGCCGCTGGACACCGGCTCCGCGGGCCCGCCGCCGGTGGGGGTGGTCGGTTTCGACATCGCCGGCGCCGAGAAGGGTTTCCCGCCCACCCGGCACCTGGACGCGTTCGAGTACGTCCGCCAGCAGAACGCGCACGTCACGATCCACGCCGGCGAGGCGTTCGGGCTCCCGTCGATCTGGGAGGCGATCCAGTGGTGCGGCGCCGACCGGCTCGGGCACGGCGTCCGGATCGTCGACGACATCGACGTGCGGCCCGGCGAGCGGCCCCGGCTCGGGCGGCTGGCCGCCTACGTCCGGGACAGCCGGGTGCCGCTGGAGATGTGCCCGACCTCCAACGTGCACACCGGGGCCGCGCGCTCGCTGGCCGAGCACCCGATCGGCCTGCTCACCGAGCTACGGTTCCGGGTCACGGTGAACACCGACAACCGGCTCATGTCGGGCTGCACGCTCACCAGCGAGCTGTCCGACCTGGCCGCGACGTTCGGGTACGGCTGGGACACGCTGCGCTGGTTCACGGTGAACGCGATGAAGTCGGCGTTCATCGGGTTCGACGAGCGCCTGGCCCTGATCGAGGGCGTCATCAAGCCGGGGTACGCGGCGCTGGCCCGACAGGCCTAG
- a CDS encoding primosomal protein yields the protein MASDIVPIRLALTRGDVVTLWAPPWREDGEEWEAFLGDDEHVFVFDEVAGLAAYVRTATGHDLEDHPAWSAVPALSVAELTPDDAHRHDLVGVPELAAGDPDSGRVQELHETVSIVRSLADVCDLADVTAVLDGEPAFALLAEGSHAFAGRDGAKRWTALSEAIAQHWDDVVDTVDGLVTTPEVDEGALEKARAEAPAADDADDEELEAQALAAGEATDAGTRDTDEDTDEGPTGFWAEVGIDPIRIVSGDRSLVTLRCYLDDKPVFLGSDGRIDVFGSERALVRALADPEHPAVQRTDLAVAVTFPEVLEAARVGELEATVEDMNTYVLTGIGTDLAEGVLDLDPVQLDLAAELLTDVGEWAGDPEPAEALAESNSLGWLVSFVVRPDPTRMAPSPPFTQEAQAWGELVAGLEARLREH from the coding sequence GTGGCAAGCGACATCGTCCCGATCCGGCTCGCTCTCACGCGGGGCGACGTGGTCACCCTGTGGGCTCCCCCGTGGCGGGAGGACGGCGAGGAATGGGAGGCCTTCCTCGGCGATGACGAGCACGTGTTCGTCTTCGACGAGGTGGCGGGCCTCGCCGCGTACGTCCGTACCGCGACCGGTCACGACCTGGAGGATCACCCCGCGTGGTCCGCGGTCCCCGCGCTCTCCGTGGCGGAGCTGACCCCGGACGACGCGCATCGTCATGATCTGGTCGGCGTGCCGGAGCTCGCGGCGGGCGACCCGGACTCCGGACGGGTGCAGGAGCTGCACGAGACGGTCTCGATCGTCCGGTCGCTGGCCGACGTCTGCGATCTCGCGGACGTGACGGCCGTACTGGACGGCGAGCCCGCGTTCGCCCTGCTCGCCGAGGGGTCGCACGCGTTCGCCGGCCGCGACGGCGCGAAGCGCTGGACGGCGCTGTCCGAGGCGATCGCCCAGCACTGGGACGACGTCGTCGACACGGTCGACGGGCTCGTCACCACCCCCGAGGTCGACGAGGGCGCCCTCGAGAAGGCCCGGGCCGAGGCACCCGCCGCCGACGACGCGGACGACGAGGAGCTGGAGGCCCAGGCCCTCGCCGCGGGCGAGGCCACGGACGCCGGCACCCGGGACACGGACGAGGACACCGACGAGGGCCCGACCGGTTTCTGGGCCGAGGTGGGCATCGACCCGATCCGCATCGTGTCCGGCGACCGCTCGCTGGTGACCCTGCGGTGCTACCTCGACGACAAGCCGGTGTTCCTCGGCTCCGACGGCCGGATCGACGTCTTCGGATCGGAACGGGCGCTCGTGCGGGCGCTGGCCGACCCCGAGCACCCGGCCGTGCAGCGCACCGACCTCGCGGTGGCCGTCACCTTCCCCGAGGTGCTGGAGGCCGCCCGGGTCGGCGAGCTCGAGGCGACCGTCGAGGACATGAACACCTACGTGCTCACCGGCATCGGCACGGACCTGGCCGAGGGTGTGCTCGACCTGGACCCGGTGCAGCTGGACCTCGCCGCCGAGCTGCTGACCGACGTCGGCGAGTGGGCGGGCGACCCGGAGCCCGCCGAGGCACTCGCCGAGTCGAACAGCCTGGGCTGGCTGGTGTCGTTCGTCGTCCGGCCGGACCCGACGCGGATGGCCCCGAGCCCGCCGTTCACCCAGGAGGCGCAGGCCTGGGGCGAGCTGGTCGCCGGCCTGGAGGCCCGGCTGCGGGAACACTAG
- a CDS encoding AAA family ATPase: MSAPIDRVRAALEDHGFIVNNGRAQCPGHDDRTPSLSITEDDRGVGLKCHAGCETGDVVGALGLRMADLFADPAPPSRNGDGAHRAPPAGSAEYVYQRADGTEFAKVVRRAGKKFHQVHRVGEHYEFGGCPELNTTLYRLPEVLAAAADGRQILVVEGERDVETAREYGVTATCSVGGSSGGWKAEHTAALVGADVLVVRDRDDPGRAHAERVRAALSGRARSVRVVEPVPGHKGADLTDHVHAGYGVEDLADVETVATGRQSRITWASQIEPEPVVWAWTTEDGHGRVPAGSQVIAAGREGTGKSSFAIWMAAQISRGTLPGAFHGTPRRVLYVTVEDSWKHTIVPRLIAAGADLSMIGRFDVITESGADGALSLPHDNDLLESEIIRHEVAATMVDPLMSAVAQKIDTHREREVRTALDPLTALADRTGAVILGIAHFNKSSGTDVSNLITASGAFKNVARAVLGFARDDDGRVMTQTKNSLGRDDLPSLSYTLTPVDIPTPKGTAATARFDFTGPSSRSVEDLLRDAKETSGDPDERAERDHAVDWLNKYLNDKGGTAPFQDIREAAQKVDIPERTLQRVRHRAGVRSRRRGFQQGAIWSIDSDHPRRARESPQGGMTGGIGSDQGERTGADDEPGADDWSVSAGHAQSGHSRRSMDSPQDPGADRPCCSRCRHPSDHPLINGRCRSCAYPPGTDSPYREEN; encoded by the coding sequence ATGAGTGCCCCGATCGACAGGGTGCGCGCCGCCCTGGAGGACCACGGGTTCATCGTCAACAACGGCCGGGCGCAGTGTCCCGGCCATGACGACAGGACCCCCTCGCTGTCGATCACTGAGGACGACCGTGGCGTCGGGCTGAAGTGTCACGCCGGATGCGAGACCGGCGACGTCGTCGGCGCCCTGGGGCTGCGGATGGCCGATCTGTTCGCCGACCCCGCACCGCCGAGCCGGAACGGCGACGGCGCGCACCGGGCCCCGCCCGCGGGCAGCGCCGAGTACGTCTACCAGCGCGCCGATGGCACCGAGTTCGCCAAGGTCGTCCGGCGGGCGGGCAAGAAGTTCCACCAGGTGCACCGGGTGGGCGAGCACTACGAGTTCGGCGGCTGCCCGGAGCTGAACACGACGCTCTACCGGCTGCCGGAGGTGCTCGCCGCCGCGGCGGACGGTCGGCAGATCCTCGTCGTCGAGGGTGAACGCGACGTCGAGACCGCCCGCGAGTACGGCGTCACTGCCACGTGCAGTGTCGGCGGATCCTCCGGAGGCTGGAAGGCCGAGCACACGGCGGCGCTCGTCGGGGCGGATGTGCTGGTCGTGCGCGACCGAGACGATCCGGGCCGGGCCCATGCCGAACGGGTCCGTGCGGCCCTGTCCGGCCGGGCTCGGTCGGTGCGGGTGGTCGAGCCGGTGCCCGGCCACAAGGGCGCCGACCTGACCGACCACGTCCACGCCGGATACGGGGTCGAGGACCTGGCCGACGTCGAGACGGTGGCGACCGGCCGCCAGTCTCGGATCACCTGGGCCTCACAGATCGAGCCGGAGCCGGTCGTGTGGGCCTGGACAACCGAAGACGGGCACGGGCGAGTTCCGGCCGGGTCGCAGGTCATCGCGGCCGGGCGGGAGGGCACCGGGAAATCCTCGTTCGCGATCTGGATGGCCGCACAGATCAGCCGGGGCACGCTGCCCGGCGCGTTCCACGGCACCCCGCGCCGGGTGCTCTACGTGACCGTCGAGGACTCGTGGAAGCACACGATCGTTCCGCGGCTGATCGCCGCCGGGGCTGACCTGTCGATGATCGGCCGGTTCGACGTGATCACCGAGTCCGGCGCCGACGGGGCCCTGTCGCTGCCGCACGACAATGACCTTCTCGAGTCCGAGATCATCCGCCACGAGGTGGCGGCGACCATGGTGGACCCGTTGATGTCCGCGGTCGCGCAGAAGATCGACACCCATCGGGAACGGGAGGTCCGGACCGCGCTTGACCCGCTGACCGCCCTGGCCGACCGCACCGGCGCCGTGATCCTGGGGATCGCGCACTTCAACAAGTCCTCCGGTACCGACGTGTCCAACCTGATCACCGCCTCCGGCGCGTTCAAGAACGTGGCGCGGGCCGTGCTCGGATTCGCCCGGGACGACGACGGGCGGGTGATGACCCAGACCAAGAACAGTCTCGGTCGCGATGATCTGCCATCGCTGAGCTACACCCTGACCCCGGTCGACATCCCCACCCCCAAGGGCACCGCGGCGACGGCCCGGTTCGACTTCACCGGCCCCTCGTCGCGATCGGTGGAAGACCTGCTGCGCGACGCCAAGGAGACCAGCGGGGATCCCGACGAGCGCGCCGAACGCGACCACGCCGTGGACTGGCTGAACAAGTACCTGAACGACAAGGGCGGGACCGCGCCGTTCCAGGACATCCGCGAGGCAGCCCAGAAGGTCGACATCCCGGAGCGGACGTTGCAGCGGGTCCGCCACCGAGCCGGAGTCCGGTCCAGGCGCCGCGGATTCCAGCAGGGAGCTATCTGGTCGATCGACTCGGATCATCCCCGCCGCGCCAGGGAGAGCCCCCAGGGTGGCATGACTGGCGGCATTGGCTCCGACCAGGGCGAACGCACTGGCGCCGATGACGAGCCTGGCGCGGATGATTGGAGCGTTTCCGCAGGTCACGCTCAATCAGGTCATTCGCGCCGTTCCATGGACTCTCCCCAGGATCCAGGCGCGGATAGGCCCTGCTGCTCCCGCTGCCGTCATCCCAGCGACCACCCACTGATCAACGGGCGGTGCCGGTCCTGCGCCTACCCGCCCGGCACCGATTCGCCCTACCGAGAGGAGAACTGA
- the upp gene encoding uracil phosphoribosyltransferase, producing the protein MDTIVVDHPLALARLSTMRDARTDNATFRAALRELTLMLIYEATRSAPLAEHPIHTPVSRTVGHRMAAPPVLVPVLRAGLGMAEAALNFVPEAQMGFVGMARDETTHEPVPYMESLPESLVGRPVFVLDPMLATGGSMVHTVGLLTRRGADDVTAICALAAPEGLQRLKESGLPIRMVTTSIDERLNDSAFIVPGLGDAGDRQFGSV; encoded by the coding sequence GTGGACACGATCGTCGTCGACCACCCGCTGGCCCTGGCGCGGCTCAGCACCATGCGGGACGCACGCACCGACAACGCCACCTTCCGGGCGGCGCTGCGGGAGCTCACGCTGATGCTGATCTACGAGGCGACCCGCTCGGCGCCGCTGGCCGAGCACCCGATCCACACCCCGGTCTCGCGGACCGTCGGCCACCGGATGGCGGCGCCGCCGGTGCTCGTCCCGGTCCTGCGGGCCGGCCTCGGGATGGCCGAGGCCGCGCTGAACTTCGTCCCCGAGGCGCAGATGGGCTTCGTCGGGATGGCCCGGGACGAGACGACCCACGAGCCGGTGCCCTACATGGAGTCGCTGCCCGAGTCGCTGGTCGGGCGGCCGGTGTTCGTGCTCGACCCGATGCTCGCCACCGGCGGGTCCATGGTGCACACCGTCGGGCTCCTCACCCGTCGCGGCGCCGACGACGTCACCGCGATCTGCGCGCTCGCCGCACCGGAGGGGCTGCAGCGGCTCAAGGAGTCGGGGCTGCCGATCCGCATGGTGACCACCAGCATCGACGAGCGGCTCAACGACTCGGCCTTCATCGTCCCGGGCCTCGGCGACGCCGGGGACCGCCAGTTCGGCTCGGTCTGA
- a CDS encoding GDSL-type esterase/lipase family protein, giving the protein MAGASRARPGSHRARHRPAGETRRTWRRLLCGTVTALLAAAVALVPAADRPDETETPALHPPGTLRVLPLGASSTVGVGSLATAGYRLPLWERLAADGVRIEYVGSRSSGPDVLPDTDHEGRSGWTAARMVPLTGGWVLAAEPDVVLLHAGTNDLLAGVSARATAGHLDQMLDRIFTAAPRTHVIMAGVWAPMPTKRVERALLARYLPGVAAKHRAAGHSVEYVDVGRLFPATRTADGLHAAPAAYRVIAGMWAERIEDWLAARTDRRRASGALGPPA; this is encoded by the coding sequence GTGGCCGGTGCGTCGCGCGCCCGCCCGGGCAGCCACCGGGCCCGGCACCGCCCGGCCGGCGAGACCCGCCGGACCTGGCGCCGCCTGCTGTGCGGGACCGTCACGGCGCTGCTGGCCGCCGCCGTCGCCCTGGTGCCGGCGGCGGACCGGCCGGACGAGACCGAGACGCCCGCGCTGCATCCGCCCGGGACGCTGCGGGTGCTGCCGCTCGGCGCGTCCTCGACGGTGGGAGTCGGCAGCCTCGCCACGGCGGGGTACCGGCTGCCGCTGTGGGAACGCCTGGCGGCGGACGGCGTGCGGATCGAGTACGTCGGCAGCCGGTCGTCCGGCCCGGACGTGCTGCCCGACACCGACCACGAGGGACGGTCGGGCTGGACGGCGGCCCGGATGGTCCCGCTGACCGGCGGCTGGGTGCTGGCCGCCGAACCGGACGTCGTCCTGCTGCACGCCGGGACCAACGACCTGCTCGCCGGGGTGTCCGCCCGGGCCACCGCGGGCCACCTGGACCAGATGCTGGACCGGATCTTCACCGCGGCCCCACGCACTCATGTGATCATGGCGGGGGTGTGGGCGCCGATGCCGACGAAGCGGGTCGAGCGGGCGCTGCTGGCGCGCTACCTGCCCGGCGTGGCGGCGAAGCATCGGGCGGCCGGGCACTCGGTGGAGTACGTCGACGTCGGCCGGCTGTTCCCGGCCACCCGCACCGCGGACGGCCTGCACGCCGCCCCGGCCGCCTACCGGGTGATCGCCGGGATGTGGGCCGAGCGGATCGAGGACTGGCTCGCCGCCCGGACCGACCGCAGGCGTGCCTCCGGGGCGCTCGGTCCTCCGGCCTGA